Proteins found in one Amycolatopsis umgeniensis genomic segment:
- a CDS encoding lysophospholipid acyltransferase family protein — translation MAELVYPPVIMAAKLMFRVLDNRIRVEGTEHIPATGGAVIACNHVSYLDFIFCGLGAQPAKRLVRFMAKKEIFSNRVAGPLMRGMHHISVDRGAGLASYREAVERLKAGEVVGVFPEATISRSFTVKDIKSGAVRMAAEAGVPVVPMALWGTQRLWTKGRPKDLTKRHVPISILAGEPMYPKAEEDAEVLSKDLRVRMSALVDRVQADYPEKPGADDERWWLPAHLGGTAPTPEEAAELDRERR, via the coding sequence ATGGCCGAACTCGTTTACCCGCCCGTCATCATGGCGGCGAAGTTGATGTTCCGGGTGCTGGACAACCGCATCCGGGTGGAGGGAACCGAGCACATCCCGGCCACCGGCGGGGCGGTCATCGCCTGCAACCACGTGAGCTACCTCGACTTCATCTTCTGCGGGCTCGGCGCGCAACCGGCGAAACGCCTGGTCAGGTTCATGGCGAAGAAGGAGATCTTCAGCAACCGCGTCGCCGGACCGCTCATGCGCGGTATGCACCACATCTCCGTCGACCGCGGCGCGGGTCTCGCGTCGTACCGGGAAGCCGTCGAGCGGTTGAAGGCCGGAGAGGTCGTCGGCGTGTTCCCCGAAGCCACGATCAGCCGGTCTTTCACCGTGAAGGACATCAAATCCGGCGCCGTCCGGATGGCTGCCGAAGCCGGCGTCCCCGTCGTGCCGATGGCGCTGTGGGGCACCCAGCGGCTGTGGACCAAGGGCCGCCCGAAGGACCTCACCAAACGGCACGTCCCGATCTCGATCCTCGCCGGCGAGCCGATGTACCCGAAGGCCGAAGAAGACGCCGAAGTCCTTTCGAAGGACCTTCGCGTGCGGATGTCCGCGCTGGTGGACCGAGTCCAGGCGGACTACCCGGAGAAGCCGGGAGCCGACGACGAGCGCTGGTGGCTGCCCGCGCACCTCGGCGGGACGGCGCCGACGCCGGAAGAGGCCGCCGAACTGGACCGCGAGCGCCGCTAG
- a CDS encoding HAD family hydrolase, whose protein sequence is MFGDNATVEKPLLIASDVDGTLLGPMEALTERTIGVVARVTEAGVPFVLVSGRPPRWIAPIANPLNLTGYAVCANGAVLYEVGTDRIVAVHGMLEPTLLHDAVSALDHALPGCRYAAERIGESALDPEMRNFVIEPDYHNPWGDNEGTQAPRAEVLGHPAIKLMISRRGMTSDEMALAAREVLDGAVDITYSTNSGLIEVSAHGITKATGLAEVAERLGVPAERVIAFGDMPNDVEMLGWAGHGVAMANGHRLVLDVADEVTAPNSEDGVAQVLERWF, encoded by the coding sequence ATGTTCGGGGACAATGCGACGGTGGAAAAACCCCTTCTGATCGCGTCCGATGTCGATGGCACCCTGCTCGGCCCGATGGAGGCCCTGACCGAACGCACGATCGGCGTCGTCGCGCGGGTCACCGAGGCCGGAGTCCCGTTCGTGCTGGTCAGCGGGCGTCCGCCGCGCTGGATCGCCCCGATCGCGAACCCGCTGAACCTGACCGGGTACGCGGTCTGCGCGAACGGCGCGGTGCTGTACGAGGTCGGAACCGACCGGATCGTGGCCGTCCACGGCATGCTCGAACCCACGCTGCTGCACGACGCCGTGAGTGCTCTTGATCACGCTCTTCCCGGCTGCCGGTACGCCGCGGAGCGGATCGGCGAGTCCGCGCTCGACCCGGAAATGCGCAATTTCGTGATCGAACCCGACTATCACAACCCCTGGGGTGACAACGAGGGCACGCAGGCACCGAGGGCCGAGGTGCTCGGGCATCCGGCGATCAAGCTGATGATCAGCAGGCGCGGGATGACCTCCGACGAGATGGCTCTGGCGGCGCGCGAAGTGCTCGACGGCGCAGTCGACATCACCTACTCGACGAACTCCGGCCTGATCGAGGTCTCCGCGCACGGCATCACGAAGGCGACCGGGCTGGCCGAGGTCGCCGAGCGGCTGGGCGTCCCCGCCGAGCGCGTGATCGCGTTCGGTGACATGCCCAACGACGTCGAGATGCTCGGCTGGGCCGGGCACGGGGTGGCGATGGCCAACGGCCACCGCCTCGTCCTGGACGTCGCCGACGAGGTGACCGCCCCGAACTCCGAGGACGGGGTGGCGCAGGTGCTCGAGCGCTGGTTCTAG